The genomic window GCCGGCCTCGAGCGACGGCTTCGCGTGGGCCGCGCCCTCGGGCTGGACGCCGATCACGCGGATGTCCCGCTCGGCGGCTTTCAGCACCGTGCCGATCCCCGAGATGAGCCCGCCGCCGCCGATCGCTACGAGGACGGTATCGATGTCTGGGTACTGCTCGAGCAGCTCGAGACCGATCGTGCCCTGCCCGGCGACGATGGCCTCGTCGTCGAAGGGATGGACGAACGTCTCGCCGGTGTCAGCGGCCCGCTCGAGGGCGTACTCGTAGGAGCGCTCGTAGATGTCTCCCTCGACGACCACCGCGGCCCCGTAGCCGCGGGTGGCCTCGATCTTCGCCGCCGGCGTCACCTCCGGCACCACGATCGTCGTGTCGATATCGAGCAGGTCGCCGGCCAGCGCCACCCCTTGGGCGTGGTTGCCCGCGCTCGAGGAGATGACCCCCGCCTCGCGCTCCGCGGCCGAGAGCTGGGCCATCTCGTTGTACGCGCCGCGGATTTTGAACGAGCCCGTCCGCTGAACGTTCTCGAGTTTGAGCCCGACCGAGGCCGCGCCACTCAGTTCGGCGAACGTCCGCGAGGTGTCGAGCGGCGTGCGGTGGACGACATCCGCGATGCGCTCCCGTGCCGCCTCAACGTCGGCGAGCGTGACGCGGGCCTCGCTCATTCGCCGCCCTCCGCGACCGCTGCGGCGTCCCCGTCGTCGGGTTCCGCGACGTGGGGAACCGGATGCCGCGCCTCGAGTTCCCGGATCGTCTCGACCAGTACGTCGACGCCGTGCTCGAGACTGCGCTCGTCCACGTCGAAGGTGGGCGTGTGGTGGCTCGTCGGGTGGTCGGTGCCGACGATCAGGTAGGTCGCCAACCCGCCGTCGTTCTGGACGCGTTCCATCAGGAACGTCGCGTCCTCGCTCGCGCCGAAGTCGGCGGCCGGCAGCACGCGGTCGATGCCGTCGACCTCGCCCGCGACCTCGCCCACCAGCGCCTGCAGTTCGGGATCGCTGTCCGCCCGCGGCGACTCACTGACTACGTCGACCGCGGCCCGGCAGCCGTGCATCGTCGCCGCCGATTTCATCGTGCGCTCGAGGCGACGTTTCATGTACTCCATCAGCTCGGTCGTCTCGCCGCGGGCTTCGCACTCCATGTGGGCGCGCTCGGCGATGACGTTGCTCGCGGTTCCCGCCTCGGCCGTCCCGATATTCACCCGGGTCATCCCGTCGCTGTGCCGGGGGACGCCGTAGGCGTTGACGATCCCGGCACCCATCGCGTGCACGGCGTTCGCCCCCTCGTTCGGGGCCTTGCCCGCGTGCGCGGAGGTCCCCTCGATCGTCACGTCGACGTGGCACATGGCGAGCGGCTTCTCGATCCCGGCGACGACCTCGCCCGTGGGATGGTCGAGACCGACGTGGATCGCGAGCAGGTAGTCCAGATCGTCGGCGAACTCGCTTTTCGCCATCGGGCAGCCCCCGCCGCTCGTCTCCTCGGCGGGCTGGAAGAAGACCACGAAGCGACCCGAGAAGTCGCTCTCTTTGATCGCCTCGAGGACGGCGAGTCCCCACGTCATGTGGGCGTCGTGGCCGCAGGCGTGCATCGTCCCGTCGATCTCCGAGCGAAAGCCCTCGTCCGCGGGACCGTGGTCCGCGTCGGTCGATTCCTCGATGAACAGCCCGTCGATGTCGACGCGCAGCCCGATCGACGGTCCCTCACCGCGCTCTAAGACTGCTACGGCACCCGTATTCCCGCCGGTCATCCGCTCGAGCAACGCCTCGTCCGCGCCGCGCTCGCGAGCGCGCTCGAGCCACGGCTCGAGATCGTCGTCGGGGACGGCCATCCGATCCGCGGGGTCGTAGGCGTCCGGGCCGACGGCGAGTTCGTCGACGCCGATGGTCCGGATCTCCTCGACGAGTCGGGCCGTCGTGAGGAACTCGCGCCACGCCGGCTCGGGGTGGCGGTGGAAGCTGCGACGAACCGTCACGAGTCGGTCCTGAATCGGCTCGGTCATGCGAGTCACTGACGCGCCCCAGTGCCTTAATTATACACAATCAGTGTTTACGACGAGTACACAAAAGGAATAAGAGAACGGATACCAATCGTCCGGTAACGCAT from Natrinema versiforme includes these protein-coding regions:
- a CDS encoding amidohydrolase; the encoded protein is MTEPIQDRLVTVRRSFHRHPEPAWREFLTTARLVEEIRTIGVDELAVGPDAYDPADRMAVPDDDLEPWLERARERGADEALLERMTGGNTGAVAVLERGEGPSIGLRVDIDGLFIEESTDADHGPADEGFRSEIDGTMHACGHDAHMTWGLAVLEAIKESDFSGRFVVFFQPAEETSGGGCPMAKSEFADDLDYLLAIHVGLDHPTGEVVAGIEKPLAMCHVDVTIEGTSAHAGKAPNEGANAVHAMGAGIVNAYGVPRHSDGMTRVNIGTAEAGTASNVIAERAHMECEARGETTELMEYMKRRLERTMKSAATMHGCRAAVDVVSESPRADSDPELQALVGEVAGEVDGIDRVLPAADFGASEDATFLMERVQNDGGLATYLIVGTDHPTSHHTPTFDVDERSLEHGVDVLVETIRELEARHPVPHVAEPDDGDAAAVAEGGE
- the ilvA gene encoding threonine ammonia-lyase, with the protein product MSEARVTLADVEAARERIADVVHRTPLDTSRTFAELSGAASVGLKLENVQRTGSFKIRGAYNEMAQLSAAEREAGVISSSAGNHAQGVALAGDLLDIDTTIVVPEVTPAAKIEATRGYGAAVVVEGDIYERSYEYALERAADTGETFVHPFDDEAIVAGQGTIGLELLEQYPDIDTVLVAIGGGGLISGIGTVLKAAERDIRVIGVQPEGAAHAKPSLEAGEIRELEAVDTVAEGIADTRMLETTFDIAREVVDDVVSVSDREIAAAVTLLAERAKTVAEGAGAAPLAAALSDEAELDLEGAHVGVVVSGGNVNLTEHAELTRTGLRELERYVEARLAVAGWPTSVGEVAETVEAEGAELDILERARRTSVDEPNRVPVTVGLEGSGPEHLEGVLETLHSLEGVSVLERSLE